One stretch of Armigeres subalbatus isolate Guangzhou_Male chromosome 2, GZ_Asu_2, whole genome shotgun sequence DNA includes these proteins:
- the LOC134216545 gene encoding large ribosomal subunit protein eL38, which yields MPQEIKEVKDFLIKARRKDARAVKIKKNENNTKFKIRCSRYLYTLVVQDKEKAEKLKQSLPPGLQVKEVK from the coding sequence ATGCCGCAGGAAATTAAAGAAGTGAAAGACTTCCTCATCAAGGCTCGCCGGAAGGATGCCCGTGCAGTCAAGATAAAGAAGAACGAAAACAACACCAAGTTCAAGATCCGCTGCTCCCGGTATCTCTACACGCTGGTTGTCCAGGACAAGGAGAAGGCCGAAAAACTGAAGCAGTCTCTACCTCCCGGTCTGCAGGTCAAGGAAGTCAAGTGA